A part of Pungitius pungitius chromosome 15, fPunPun2.1, whole genome shotgun sequence genomic DNA contains:
- the tbl1xr1b gene encoding F-box-like/WD repeat-containing protein TBL1XR1b, which yields MSISSDEVNFLVYRYLQESGFSHSAFTFGIESHISQSNINGALVPPAALISIIQKGLQYVEAEVSINEDGTLFDGRPIESLSLIDAVMPDVVQTRQQAYRDKLAQQQQQAAGSGSGTGPQGSTKNGEGAANGEENGSHALSNHHSEMMEVDGDVEIPQSKAMVLRGHESEVFICAWNPVNDLLASGSGDSTARIWNLIENSTGGSTQLVLRHCIREGGQDVPSNKDVTSLDWNSEGTLLATGSYDGFARIWTKDGNLASTLGQHKGPIFALKWNKKGNFILSAGVDKTTIIWDAHTGEAKQQFPFHSAPALDVDWQSNNTFASCSTDMCIHVCKLGQDRPVKTFQGHTNEVNAIKWDPTGSLLASCSDDMTLKIWSMKQDLCVHDLQAHSKEIYTIKWSPTGPGTNNPSANLMLASASFDSTVRLWDVERGVCIHTLTRHQEPVYSVAFSPDGRHLASGSFDKCVHIWNTQTGALVHSYRGTGGIFEVCWNATGDKVGASASDGSVCVLDLRK from the exons ATGAGCATAAGCAGTGATGAAGTCAATTTCCTGGTTTACAGATACCTGCAAGAGTCCG GCTTCTCCCACTCAGCATTCACCTTCGGCATAGAGAGCCACATCAGCCAGTCCAACATCAATGGAGCCCTTGTGCCCCCTGCTGCCCTCATCTCCATCATCCAGAAGGGCCTGCAGTATGTGGAGGCTGAAGTCAGCATTAATGAG GATGGGACCTTATTTGACGGACGGCCCATCGAGTCGCTATCTCTGATCGACGCCGTAATGCCAGATGTGGTCCAAACCAGGCAGCAGGCCTACAGGGACAAGctggcccagcagcagcagcaggcagccgGCAGTGGCAGCGGGACGGGGCCTCAGGGAAGCACCAAGAATGGAGAGGGTGCTGCCAACGGAGAGGAGAACGGATCCCACGCCTTATCCA ATCACCACTCGGAGATGATGGAGGTGGACGGGGACGTGGAGATCCCTCAAAGCAAAGCGATGGTGCTGAGAGGACACGAATCCGAAGTCTTTATCTGTGCCTGGAACCCAGTGAACGACCTCCTCGCCTCGGG gTCTGGGGACTCGACTGCACGAATCTGGAACCTGATTGAGAACAGTACGGGCGGGTCCACTCAGCTGGTTCTGAGGCACTGCATACGGGAAGGTGGTCAGGACGTACCCAGCAACAAAGATGTGACCTCACTTGACtggaat AGCGAGGGGACGTTGCTAGCAACGGGCTCGTACGATGGCTTTGCTAGAATATGGACAAAAGACG gtAACCTGGCCAGTACTTTGGGTCAGCATAAAGGTCCAATATTTGCACTTAAGTGGAACAAGAAAGGAAACTTCATCCTCAGTGCTGGTGTAGACAAG acaacaattATTTGGGACGCCCACACGGGAGAAGCAAAGCAACAATTTCCTTTCCACTCCG CGCCCGCTCTGGACGTGGACTGGCAGAGCAACAACACGTTTGCCTCCTGCAGCACGGACATGTGCATCCATGTGTGTAAGCTGGGTCAGGACCGGCCTGTCAAGACCTTCCAGGGACACACG AATGAGGTGAACGCCATCAAGTGGGATCCCACTGGCAGCTTGCTGGCCTCCTGCTCCGATGACATGACACTAAAG ATCTGGAGTATGAAGCAGGACTTGTGCGTCCACGACCTCCAGGCCCACAGTAAGGAAATCTACACCATCAAGTGGAGCCCTACAGGCCCTGGGACCAACAATCCCAGCGCCAACCTCATGCTGGCCAG CGCATCGTTTGACTCCACTGTGCGTCTGTGGGACGTGGAGCGCGGCGTGTGCATCCACACTCTGACCCGCCACCAGGAGCCCGTCTACAGCGTGGCCTTCAGTCCCGACGGCCGGCACCTCGCCAGCGGCTCCTTTGACAAGTGTGTCCACATCTGGAACACTCAG